Below is a genomic region from Pseudomonas berkeleyensis.
TGCAGTGTTCGGGGGTCAACCTGATCGACGCCAGCGCCCTGGATTCGCTGGAGACCATCGGCGCTCGCCTGGCCAGCGCCGGTTTGCAGTTGCACTTCTCCGAGGTCAAGGGCCCGGTGATGGACAGGCTCAAGCGTTCGGACTTTCTCGAGCGCTTCGGCGGGCAGGTATTCGTCAGCCAGTACCAGGCGCTGGCGACGCTCGATCCTGAGTTGATCGCACGCAACAGAGCACTCTGAGCGGATTTGTTGCAAATTCTTAACGTGCCGGGTGGGGCTTGATCTGGGTCAAGCCCAGGGCAGTGGTTGGCGCGCATGGTCGAGGCATAACCAGATAAGCCAACACCTGAGGAAACATCACCATGCGCACGCTGAGCCTGCTGGCCGGACTGTGTCTGGGCGCCAGCGCCTGGGCCAATGTACCGAGCAACGAACCCGTGGAGCCCATCGCCCCCGCCGAGATCACCGACCCCGCCAAGGTCGAGCTGGGCAAGCAGCTGTTCTTCGACCCGCGCCTGTCGCGCTCGGGCTTCATTTCCTGCAACTCCTGCCACAACCTGTCGATGGGCGGCAGCGACAACCTGCCCAGTTCCATTGGCCACAACTGGCAGCAGGGGCCGATCAACTCGCCCACCGTACTCAATTCCAGCTTCAACCTCGCGCAGTTCTGGGATGGCCGCGCCGCCGACCTCAAGGAGCAGGCTGCCGGCCCTATCGCCAACCCGAAGGAGATGGCCTTCACCCACATTCTCGCCATCGACGTGCTGCGCTCGATCCCGCAATACCGCGAGTCGTTCAAGACGGTGTACAAGACCGACGAAATCACCCTGGACGAAGTGACCGATGCCATCGCCGAGTTCGAGAAGACCCTGGTCACGCCCAACTCGCGCTTCGACCTGTGGCTCAAGGGCGATGCCAAGGCCATCACTCAGACCGAGCGGGAGGGGTATGAGCTGTTCAAGTCCATCGGCTGCGTGGCCTGCCACAACGGGCCGGCGCTGGGCGGCAACTCGTTCCAGAAGATGGGCCTGGTCGAACCCTATGAAACCAGCAATCCCGCCGAGGGTGTGGCCGGCCTGACCGGCAAGGATGCCGACCGCTTCAAATTCAAGGTGCCGACCCTGCGCAACGTCGAACTGACCTATCCCTACTTCCACGACGGCGCTTACTGGAAGCTGGAGGAGTCGGTGGACATCATGGCCCGCCTGCAACTGGGGCGACAGCTGAGTGAGGACGAGATCGGCAAGATCACCGCCTTCCTCAAGACCCTGACCGGCGAGCAGCCGAGCTTCGCCCTGCCGATCCTGCCGCCGTCGAACAACGATACGCCGCGTCCGCAGCCGTTCGAGTGAGTTGGCCCTACACGAAACGCCCGGCATGTGCCGGGCGTTTCGTGTAGGGCGGGTGAAACCCGCCGAGGGTTGGCGGGTTTCACCCGCCCTACATGGTTCAGCGCCCTTGCGGCGCTGGCTGCTGCTGGGTGATGCAGTGGATATTGCCGCCACCGAGCAGAATCTCGCGGCCCGGCACCATCACCACGCGATGCTCGGGGAAGATGCGCTGGAGAATGGCGCGGGCTTCTTCGTCCTTCGGGTCATCGAAACTCGGCGCGACGATGCCGCCGTTGACGATGAGGAAGTTGACGTAGGAGCCGGCCAGGCGAACCTCCGGGCTACGCTCCTGACTGCCATCGACGATATCGACGCCCGCGCACTCTTCGGCCGTGGCGTGGATCGGGCCGGGAATCGGCATCTTGTGCACGGTCAGTTGACGACCCTTGGCGTCGCGAGCGCTTTCCAGCACGCGCATGGCGGCCTGGCAGCGCGGATAGTTGGGGTCATTCTGATCCTCGGTCCAGGCCAGCAGCACTTCACCGGGGCGCACGTAGCAACAGAAGTTGTCGACGTGGCCGTCGGTTTCGTCGTTGAACAGGCCGTCCGGTAGCCAGATCACCGTGTCGACGGCCAGGTGCTCGCGCAGCACGGCTTCGATCTCTTCACGTGACAGGTGTGGGTTGCGGTTCCTGTTCAGCAGGCACTCTTCGGTGGTGATCAGGGTGCCTTCGCCATCGACATGGATCGAGCCGCCTTCGAGCACGAAACCCTCGGTGCGGTAGCGCTTGCAGCCTTCGATTTCGAGAACCTTGCGTGCCACCTGGTCGTCACGCAGCCAGGGCCAGTACAGGCCACCGTCGAAGCCGCCCCAGGCGTTGAACGCCCAGTCCACGCCGCGCACTTCACCGCTGGCATTGGTGACGAAGGTCGGCCCGGTGTCACGCACCCAGGCGTCGTCGGTGGTGATTTCCACCAGGCGGATGTTGGCGTCGTCCAGGCGCGCGCGGGCGTTTTCGTACTGCGCTGCGGACACGCAGACGGTCACCGGTTCGAACTGGGCGATGGCCTTGGCCACCGCGGCGAAGGCGGCCTGTGCCGGCTTGCCGCCGTTGCGCCAGTTGTCAGGGCGTTCGGGCCAGACCATCCAGGTCTTGCTGTGGGTTTCCCATTCCGCCGGCATGCGGAAGCCATCGGCGCGTGGAGTCGTGTTCAGGGTGGTCATATTTCGCTTCCGTAGGGTGCGTCATGCGCACCGGCAAAGTGTTTGGAGGGTTAGGTGCGCATAGCGCACCCTACGGGATCGAGGGTGTTTCACCGTCGAGCGTGGAAAGCGGCCAGTATAGGTTCGGCCGGCGGTCGCGGAACACACCCCAGGCGGTGCGGATCTTCTCCAGCGCGTCCAGATCGAAGCTGTGCAGCGCAATGCCTTCCTCGGTCTGGTTCAGCTCCTTGACCTTCTCGCCGTACTGATCGGCGATGAACGAGCTGCCGTAGAAGGTGATGTCGTAGCCGTCCTGTTCCTCGCGTCCGATGCGGTTGCTGGCCACCAGCGGCATCACGTTGGCGCCGGCATGGCCTTGCTGCACACGCTGCCAGTGCTCACGTGAGGTGATGTTGGCATCGTGCGGTTCGCTGCCGATGGCGGTGGGGTAGAAGAGGATTTCCGCGCCCATCAGCGCCATGCTGCGTGCGCATTCCGGGAACCACTGATCCCAGCAGATACCCACGCCGATGCGTGCGTAGGCGGTGTCCCAGACCTTGAAGCCGGTATCGCCCGGGTTGAAGTAGTACTTCTCGTGATAGCCGGGCCCGTCCGGGATATGGCTTTTCCGATAAATCCCGAGATTTGTGCCGTCGGCATCGAGGATGGCGATGCTGTTGAAGCGGGCGCGGCCGGCGCGCTCGAAGAAGCTGATCGGCAGCACGACCTTCAGCTCGGCAGCGACCTTCCGGAAGTGCGCGATGGCCGGATTTTCCTCCACCGTGGTGGCCAGCTGGGTGTAGTCGGCGTTGGGCTTTTGGCAGAAGTAGGGTGCCTCGAACAGCTCCTGGATCAGGATGATCTGGGCGCCCTGGGCTGCGGCCTGACGCACCAGCTTCTCGGCATTGGCGATGTTTGCAGGGGTATCCCAGGAGCAGGCCATCTGGGTCGCAGCGACGGTAACGATACGGGACATGAAGCACCTCTTGGCTCGTTCGCAGGCCGCTCCGGCGGCCCATTCAGAGTGCCGTGGCTGAACCTCGACCAGGGCGGGATGCTCGATTTATATCCGATAAATATCGGTATTAGAAGATGCTTTTAGTCGGCTGAGTGAAATAAATGCGATTTTTATCGGATTTATATTGGTTCGGGCCTTAGGTGGCGGGGCGCCTTGGTTGTGTAACGCGATTGGTCGCAGCGTCAGATGCCATCGGTGCGCACGGCGCACCCTTCGGTGGATTACACCAGCGGTGCAGGCCTTTTCGGCAGCGCGGCCGGCAGGTACAGGCCCAGGTAGGCGTCGAATACGCGCATGCCTTCCTCGGCCAGGCGCGGGGTGATCTCCCCGTGCAGTTGCACGGAGCGGGCGTAAACGCGATCCCCCAGGGACATGGCCAGAGTGAATACGTCGATATCCATCGGCAATTGCGGCAGAGGGAAGTGTCGCTCGAACAGTGCCCGCATCAATCGGCCCAGCTCCAGATCGTGCTGGTGATCAGCCTGGGTCACCTCGGCCAGACCGTGCTGGGCGAGGATCAGCTGCCGTGCGGCGGCGTCCTTGGCATAGATAGCCAGCATGCGCTGCTCGACCAGGCGCGAGAGGTCGTGCCAGGTGCGTAATGCGGCGTGCTCGACCGGTTCGAGCAGGCTGCCACGGAAGGCGGCGTGCACGTCTGCGGTCAGCCCTTCGAGCAGGGCCGGCACGCTGGCGAAGAAGTGATACACCGAGGACGGCGGAATGCCGGCGCGTTCGGCTACCGTGTAGATCGACAGGTTGGCCATGCCCTGCTCGGCCAGCAGCTCACGAGCGGCAGAGAGGATCACGGCGATACGGGCCTGGCTGCTGGCGCGCGGCTTGCGGGTGCTGGCGGGGCGCGACATGGTGGGCTCCTCGGTGGGCGAGGCGCTATTGGACGTCAGCTGGCGCCGGCGAGGCAAGCCTCGCCGGGGGTCAACTGCCGTCGCGGAAACGCTGCCAGACGTTGCTGCGTACCTGCGCGTGTTTCTCCGAGAGCACTTCCAGTGGATACAGGCGGCGCTTGGTGTCCTGATCCGGATACAGGCCGGGTTGTTCCAGCAGGGCGCTGTCGATGAACTGCATGGAGTCGGCATTGCCATTGGGGTAGAGCGTCTCGGCAGTGATCTGGGCGATCACCTGCGGCTGCATCAGGTAGTCGATGAAGCGGTGGGCGAGATCCGGGCGGCTGGCATTGGCGGGAATCACCAGGTTGTCGATGAACAGCACCGAGCCTTCGTCAGGCACCACGAAACTCACTGGCTGACCCGCCTGCGCGGCGGCAAGGGCATCACCGACCCAGGCCATTGCCAGGCACAGGCGGCCATTGTTGAGGTCTTCGATATAGCGCTCGCTGTCGACGTAACGCAGGTTCGGGCGTAGGCCGTCGAGCACGCCTCCAGCGCGTTCGACGCGGCTCGGAGCGCTGCGCGCCAGGCTGCGGCCCTGGTAGTTGAGCAGCAGCGACAGGGTTTCATCCGGTGCATCCAGCACGCTGATGCCACAACTGGCCAGGCGCTTGCTCTGCTCGGCGTCGAACAGCAGGCTCCAGCTGCTCGGCAGTGGCCCGCCATAGGCGGCTTCGGCCTTGGGTGTATTGATCGCCAGGCCAACCGCACCCCACAGGTAGGGCACGGCATGACGGTTCTGCGGGTCGACCGCAGCCAGTTTGCTCAGCAGCTGTTTGTCCAGGTGCGTGCGGTTGGGGAGCAGGTTGAAATCCAGGGGGCGAATGCGGCCGCTGGCGATCAGCGCTGGCAGTTCATTGTGCGAGGGCACGGCGATGTCGATGGGTTGCCCGCTGTTCAGCGCTGCGCCCAGTTCTTCGGCACTGGCGAAGGTGTGGTACTCGACCTCGATACCGGTGTCCCGGGTGAAGTTTTCCAGCACCTGCGGCGCGATGTAATCGTTCCAGTTGTAGACACGGATGCTGTCGGCGGCCTGAGCCAGGCCACTGATCAGGCCCAGCAGGACGGCGGCAATAGCGCGTTGCATGAGTAGCTCCCCGATGGATGAAGGCAACAGTATCCGGCGGCCTTGCTCGCCGGAGGTTGATTCATGTCAGCGGAGTCGCCGTGCGGCGAACCGCTGGCCCCGGTGCAGAGCGCCGGAGCAGGCAGTTGGCAGTTGGCAGGTAAAAAGAAGCCGGCTCTATTCAGGCCGTGTGAAAACTACTGCGCTCGGTCGTGCTGCGTTAAAAACAGGCTCAGAATGCTCATTTACTACTTGTAAACTGCGCTTCTTCGCCTGTTTTTGCCTTGCCTGACCTTCGCTCGCTACGTTTTCACATGGCCTTCTACGGCCGGCTTTCTCGGTGTTACACGGTATGCAGGTACCAGTTGTACTCGAGGTCGGAGATGGTGGTCTCGAACTCTTGCAGTTCGGCTTCCTTGCACGCGACGAAGATGTCGATGTACTTGGAGTCGATGTATTTGTTCATCACTTCGCTGTCGTCCAGCTCGCGCAGGGCATCGCGCAGGTTGTTCGGCAGGCTGGGTTCGAGCTGCTCGTAGGAGTTGCCTTCGATCGGCTCGCCCGGTTCGATCTGGTTGGTCAGGCCGTGGTGGATACCGGCGAGGATCGAGGCCAGCATCAGGTAGGGGTTGGCATCGGCGCCGGCCACGCGGTGTTCGATGCGCACGGCATCCGGGCTGCCGGTGGGGATGCGAACGGCCACGGTGCGGTTGTCCAGTGCCCAGCTCGGCGCGTTGGGCACATAGAACTGTGCACCGAAGCGGCGGTAGGAGTTGACGTTGGGGCAGAGGAACGCCATCGACGCGGACATGGTGTCGAGAATGCCGCCGACGGCATGGCGCAACGAAGAGTTCTCCAGCGGATCTTCGGCAGCGAAGATGTTCTTGCCGGTCTTCTTGTCCAGCAGCGAGATGTGCACGTGCAGACCGTTGCCCGCCTGGCCCGGGTAGGGCTTGGCCATGAAGGTGGAGTCCATCTCATGGTCGTAGGCGATGTTCTTGATCAGGCGCTTGAGCAGCAGGGCGTAATCGCAGGCCTTGATCGCGTCTTCGACGTGATGCAGGTTGACCTCGAACTGCGCCGGGGCGCTTTCCTTGACGATGGCGTCGGCCGGGATGTCCTGCTCCTTGGCGGCTTCGAGCATGTCTTGCAGGCAATCGACGTACTCGTCGAGGTCGTCGATCAAGTAAACCTGGGTGGAGTGCGGGCGCTTGCCGGAGATCGGCGAACGCGGCGGCTGCGGACGGCCGTTCACGTTCTCCTGGTCGATCAGGTAGAACTCCAGTTCGAAGGCTGCGCAGATACGCAGGCCCAGTTCGTCGAACTTCTGCACCACCTGGCGCAATACCTCGCGCGGGTCGGCGAAGAAAGGCGTGCCGTCCAGCTCGTGCATGGTCATCAACAGTTGCGCGGTCGGGCGCTTCTGCCAGGGTTCGTTGCACAGGGTATTGGGGATGGGGAAGCAGATACGGTCGGCGTCGCCGATGTCCAGACCAAGGCCGGTGCTTTCGACGGTGGAACCGTTGATGTCGAGCGCGAAGAGCGAGGCGGGCAGATTGATGCCTTTCTCGTACACCTTGTGGAGGGCGTTTCGGTCGATGCGCTTGCCGCGCACCACACCATTCATATCTGCAATAAGAAGGTCGACGAACTGGACCTCAGGATGTTCCTTAAGGAACGCGTTCGCTTCGTTAAGCTGAACGGCACGCGGGGGTACCGACATGATGCAACACCTTTTTGTTAAATATATCAATCATGCGACTGCATGGGTGTGAGTCAATCTGAAACGCACTTTACTGTCAAGCTGGCCCCATGATGCCCTGTAGTGGGGCGTGATGGCCATTTTTGGGGCATTTCAAGGCCTTTCAGGGGGGGGCAGCTGGCGATCTTTCTGGGTGCTCAACGGGGTGTGTTCAATTTTTTACAGAGCTATTGTGTAAAAAAATGAACAAGGCTAAGCTCGGTTCAAACCCATAACAGCAATAATACGGGTGTCTCATGTTTCGCCTGCCGATTCTCGGCGTCAGCGCTTGTACCAGAACCACCGGTCACGCCCTTTCTCCCCTCGCCGACGAGGTGAGCATTCGCTTCATGCGAGTGGGTGCGGGTGACATGTCCGCTATCGTCGAGGCACGGCAGCATTCTTCTTCGGCGGCTTCAGCGCCGCTCGGCATATTTTCTCGAGTCTTCATGTTACCCGCTACCCTGCACCATAGCGCAGGTGGCGCCTCGCTGCTGCGTGGCGCACGGCCTGGCGCGGGCTGTGCAACACGCAAGCGTCTTGAGCTAGACACATCGCGCTTTGTTCGCGAAGGCGAAAGCTTTTCTTTCCGTGGAGTGAAAAGCCAGGTGCCGGAGGTGCTGCGCCCCTAGTAGCATCCACTCGAATATCTCGCCTTCTTCCAGGCCTTTGGTGAGGCTTGCAGGGAGAGGGCGGGGCAACGCTGAACCAGCTATAACCCTAGTTGGTTCTACAACCCTGAGGTCTCTATGAGTACCAAGTTAGACCAGCTCACGAGCTGGCTGAAAGAACGCAAAATCACCGAAGTCGAATGCCTGATCAGCGACCTGACCGGCATTGCCCGCGGCAAGATCTCGCCGACCAACAAGTTCCTCGACGAGAAGGGCATGCGCCTCCCTGAGAGCGTGCTGCTGCAGACCGTGACCGGCGACTACGTCGAGGACGACATCTACTACGACCTGCTGGACGAAGCGGACATCGACATGTTCTGCCGTCCCGACGCCAATGCGGTCTTCGTCGTGCCATGGGCCATCGAGCCTACTGCCATGGTGATCCACGACACCTTTGACAAGCAGGGCAACCCCATCGAGCTGTCGCCGCGCAACATCCTCAAGAAAGTGTTGCAGATGTATGCAGACAAAGGCTGGAAGCCCATCGTCGCGCCGGAGATGGAGTTCTACCTGACCAAGCGCAACAGCGACCCGGACTTCCCGCTGGTGGCCCCGGTAGGCCGCTCCGGCCGTCCGGAAACCGGCCGTCAGAGCTTCTCCATCGACGCGGCGAACGAATTCGACCCGCTGTTCGAAGACATGTACGACTGGTGCGAACTGCAAGGCCTGGATCTGGACACCCTGATCCACGAAGAGGGCCCGGCGCAGATGGAAATCAACTTCCGCCACGGCGACGCGTTGCACCTGGCCGACCAGATTCTGGTGTTCAAGCGCACCATGCGCGAGGCCGCGCTCAAGCATGACGTGGCGGCCACCTTCATGGCCAAGCCGATCACCGATGAGCCCGGCAGCGCCATGCATATCCACCAGAGCGTGGTCGACCTGAAGACCGGCAAGAACATCTTCTCCAACGAAGATGGGACGATGAGCGAGCTGTTCCTCCATCACATCGGCGGCCTGCAGAAGTACATCCCCGAGCTGCTGCCGCTGTTCGCGCCGAACGTCAACTCGTTCCGCCGTTTCCTGCCCGATACCTCGGCGCCGGTGAACGTGGAGTGGGGCGAGGAGAACCGCACCGTGGGCCTGCGCGTGCCGGAAGCCAGCCCGCAGAACCGCCGCGTGGAAAACCGCCTGGCCGGTGCCGATGCCAACCCCTATCTGGTGCTGGCAGCGACCCTGCTGTGCGGCTACATGGGCATGGTCGGCAACGTCAAACCAGGCGCTCCGGTGAAAGGCCGCGGTTACGAGCGTCGCAACCTGCGCCTGCCGGTGACCATCGAAAGCGCGCTGGAGCGGATGGAAGCCTGCAAGGACGCCGAGAAGTTCCTCGGCGAGAAGTTCATCCGCGGCTATGTCGCGGTCAAGCGTGCCGAACACGAGAACTTCAAGCGCGTGATCAGCTCCTGGGAACGCGAGTTCCTCCTGCTGTCGGTTTAGCAGGGTAGGGTGGGCTTCAGCCCACCATTGCAGG
It encodes:
- the aguA gene encoding agmatine deiminase, which produces MTTLNTTPRADGFRMPAEWETHSKTWMVWPERPDNWRNGGKPAQAAFAAVAKAIAQFEPVTVCVSAAQYENARARLDDANIRLVEITTDDAWVRDTGPTFVTNASGEVRGVDWAFNAWGGFDGGLYWPWLRDDQVARKVLEIEGCKRYRTEGFVLEGGSIHVDGEGTLITTEECLLNRNRNPHLSREEIEAVLREHLAVDTVIWLPDGLFNDETDGHVDNFCCYVRPGEVLLAWTEDQNDPNYPRCQAAMRVLESARDAKGRQLTVHKMPIPGPIHATAEECAGVDIVDGSQERSPEVRLAGSYVNFLIVNGGIVAPSFDDPKDEEARAILQRIFPEHRVVMVPGREILLGGGNIHCITQQQPAPQGR
- the aguB gene encoding N-carbamoylputrescine amidase, with translation MSRIVTVAATQMACSWDTPANIANAEKLVRQAAAQGAQIILIQELFEAPYFCQKPNADYTQLATTVEENPAIAHFRKVAAELKVVLPISFFERAGRARFNSIAILDADGTNLGIYRKSHIPDGPGYHEKYYFNPGDTGFKVWDTAYARIGVGICWDQWFPECARSMALMGAEILFYPTAIGSEPHDANITSREHWQRVQQGHAGANVMPLVASNRIGREEQDGYDITFYGSSFIADQYGEKVKELNQTEEGIALHSFDLDALEKIRTAWGVFRDRRPNLYWPLSTLDGETPSIP
- a CDS encoding cytochrome-c peroxidase, with the protein product MRTLSLLAGLCLGASAWANVPSNEPVEPIAPAEITDPAKVELGKQLFFDPRLSRSGFISCNSCHNLSMGGSDNLPSSIGHNWQQGPINSPTVLNSSFNLAQFWDGRAADLKEQAAGPIANPKEMAFTHILAIDVLRSIPQYRESFKTVYKTDEITLDEVTDAIAEFEKTLVTPNSRFDLWLKGDAKAITQTEREGYELFKSIGCVACHNGPALGGNSFQKMGLVEPYETSNPAEGVAGLTGKDADRFKFKVPTLRNVELTYPYFHDGAYWKLEESVDIMARLQLGRQLSEDEIGKITAFLKTLTGEQPSFALPILPPSNNDTPRPQPFE
- a CDS encoding TetR/AcrR family transcriptional regulator; amino-acid sequence: MSRPASTRKPRASSQARIAVILSAARELLAEQGMANLSIYTVAERAGIPPSSVYHFFASVPALLEGLTADVHAAFRGSLLEPVEHAALRTWHDLSRLVEQRMLAIYAKDAAARQLILAQHGLAEVTQADHQHDLELGRLMRALFERHFPLPQLPMDIDVFTLAMSLGDRVYARSVQLHGEITPRLAEEGMRVFDAYLGLYLPAALPKRPAPLV
- a CDS encoding glutamine synthetase family protein; this translates as MSVPPRAVQLNEANAFLKEHPEVQFVDLLIADMNGVVRGKRIDRNALHKVYEKGINLPASLFALDINGSTVESTGLGLDIGDADRICFPIPNTLCNEPWQKRPTAQLLMTMHELDGTPFFADPREVLRQVVQKFDELGLRICAAFELEFYLIDQENVNGRPQPPRSPISGKRPHSTQVYLIDDLDEYVDCLQDMLEAAKEQDIPADAIVKESAPAQFEVNLHHVEDAIKACDYALLLKRLIKNIAYDHEMDSTFMAKPYPGQAGNGLHVHISLLDKKTGKNIFAAEDPLENSSLRHAVGGILDTMSASMAFLCPNVNSYRRFGAQFYVPNAPSWALDNRTVAVRIPTGSPDAVRIEHRVAGADANPYLMLASILAGIHHGLTNQIEPGEPIEGNSYEQLEPSLPNNLRDALRELDDSEVMNKYIDSKYIDIFVACKEAELQEFETTISDLEYNWYLHTV
- a CDS encoding glutamine synthetase family protein — its product is MSTKLDQLTSWLKERKITEVECLISDLTGIARGKISPTNKFLDEKGMRLPESVLLQTVTGDYVEDDIYYDLLDEADIDMFCRPDANAVFVVPWAIEPTAMVIHDTFDKQGNPIELSPRNILKKVLQMYADKGWKPIVAPEMEFYLTKRNSDPDFPLVAPVGRSGRPETGRQSFSIDAANEFDPLFEDMYDWCELQGLDLDTLIHEEGPAQMEINFRHGDALHLADQILVFKRTMREAALKHDVAATFMAKPITDEPGSAMHIHQSVVDLKTGKNIFSNEDGTMSELFLHHIGGLQKYIPELLPLFAPNVNSFRRFLPDTSAPVNVEWGEENRTVGLRVPEASPQNRRVENRLAGADANPYLVLAATLLCGYMGMVGNVKPGAPVKGRGYERRNLRLPVTIESALERMEACKDAEKFLGEKFIRGYVAVKRAEHENFKRVISSWEREFLLLSV
- a CDS encoding polyamine ABC transporter substrate-binding protein; this translates as MQRAIAAVLLGLISGLAQAADSIRVYNWNDYIAPQVLENFTRDTGIEVEYHTFASAEELGAALNSGQPIDIAVPSHNELPALIASGRIRPLDFNLLPNRTHLDKQLLSKLAAVDPQNRHAVPYLWGAVGLAINTPKAEAAYGGPLPSSWSLLFDAEQSKRLASCGISVLDAPDETLSLLLNYQGRSLARSAPSRVERAGGVLDGLRPNLRYVDSERYIEDLNNGRLCLAMAWVGDALAAAQAGQPVSFVVPDEGSVLFIDNLVIPANASRPDLAHRFIDYLMQPQVIAQITAETLYPNGNADSMQFIDSALLEQPGLYPDQDTKRRLYPLEVLSEKHAQVRSNVWQRFRDGS